One Punica granatum isolate Tunisia-2019 chromosome 3, ASM765513v2, whole genome shotgun sequence genomic window carries:
- the LOC116199593 gene encoding subtilisin-like protease SBT3.18 isoform X1 — MASYSNTFWFSWGLHFLLICFCFISSTSPSEVYMVYMGQSQNLDTELTTKSHHRLLLKVFGSEEDAMQSVLYSYTYSFSGFAAKLNSTQATTLAKMQGVVSVFESRILELHTTRSWDFMGLTLDNGRATPMQLAFGADVIVGILDSGIWPESESFHEEHGMGPIPSSWKGECEEGEDFNPATACNRKLIGARYYLTGIEQQLGPLTADSEYRSPRDRVGHGTHTASTAVGSIVRNANFHGIGQGTARGGGPRARLAVYKVCWNQKGVGFCSEADIMAGFHDALKDGVHMISASIGRAPPLPPFFKSHADIGSFHAMQLGVTVVFSAGNENSAPHPSLVQNVSPWSISVAASSIDRTFPTKIVLDGNLTFMGESLITSQINGILADAGSFFRDRICSRDYYINVNVSASGKVVLCFSNVGLVSSDTAIDAVQNASGLALIFAEPLARQIPDVDAVPTVHVDLQQGTRIRNYLGLAGRRPVSIQIIPGKGVIGKSPAPAVAYFSCRGPSSLSPDILKPDITAPGVNILAAWPSNYSSKMWNFLSGTSMSCPHVAGVAALIKSIHPDWSPAAIRSALMTTAYMEDTASEVILAGGSTKASDPFDVGAGHLNPIKAMDPGLVYDMKTRDYIIFLCNMGYTQNQISLMVRPGTDTTCPHYFTSTSNLNYPAITVSNLQTTTAVKRTVRNVGRNRNTLYYPKIIKPNGVDVYIWPKVLAFEWFKDEITYYVTLKPRKISQGRYDFGEIVWSDRYHNVRIPLAVCVNITDGVITGSTVSHSDAGLQS, encoded by the exons ATGGCCTCTTACAGTAATACTTTTTGGTTCTCTTGGGGCCTACACTTTCTCTTAATATGTTTCTGTTTCATTAGCTCAACTTCCCCATCCGAG GTTTACATGGTCTATATGGGACAGAGCCAAAACCTTGACACTGAACTGACCACAAAATCACACCACAGGCTTCTACTCAAAGTCTTTGGAAG CGAAGAAGATGCAATGCAGTCCGTGCTATACTCCTACACATACAGTTTCTCGGGTTTTGCCGCGAAGCTTAACTCCACACAAGCAACCACCTTAGCCA AGATGCAAGGAGTAGTGTCGGTGTTTGAAAGCAGGATATTGGAGTTGCACACCACCAGAAGTTGGGACTTCATGGGTCTTACATTGGACAATGGCAGAGCCACACCAATGCAGCTTGCTTTTGGTGCCGATGTTATTGTTGGAATACTCGACTCAG GTATATGGCCGGAATCTGAGAGTTTCCATGAGGAACACGGGATGGGCCCGATCCCATCATCTTGGAAGGGGGAATGcgaggaaggagaagattTCAACCCTGCAACTGCATGTAATCGCAAGCTAATCGGGGCCCGTTATTATTTGACGGGCATTGAACAGCAGCTGGGTCCTCTCACTGCCGACTCTGAGTATCGTTCCCCCCGAGACCGGGTTGGTCATGGAACTCACACTGCCTCGACAGCTGTTGGCTCAATTGTGCGGAACGCGAACTTTCATGGTATTGGGCAGGGGACTGCCCGGGGTGGGGGCCCCAGGGCGCGGCTTGCTGTGTACAAGGTGTGTTGGAACCAGAAGGGTGTTGGGTTTTGCAGTGAGGCCGATATAATGGCAGGTTTTCATGATGCTTTGAAGGATGGGGTCCACATGATTTCGGCGTCCATCGGGAGGGCTCCACCGTTGCCGCCCTTCTTCAAGTCACATGCCGATATTGGGTCGTTTCATGCAATGCAGCTTGGGGTCACAGTGGTTTTCTCAGCCGGGAACGAAAACTCTGCACCTCATCCATCTCTGGTGCAGAATGTCTCCCCTTGGTCCATCTCTGTGGCTGCTTCCTCCATTGATCGGACTTTTCCGACTAAGATTGTGTTGGACGGCAACCTCACTTTCATG GGGGAGAGTTTAATCACCTCCCAGATAAATGGCATATTGGCAGATGCGGGCAGTTTTTTCCGAGATAG GATATGCTCGCGTGATTATTATATCAATGTAAATGTATCAGCTTCTGGGAAGGTAGTCTTGTGCTTCTCGAATGTTGGATTGGTATCGAGCGATACAGCTATAGATGCTGTCCAGAACGCCAGTGGTTTGGCTCTGATTTTCGCTGAGCCGCTGGCCCGACAGATTCCTGATGTTGATGCTGTTCCCACAGTCCATGTTGATCTTCAGCAGGGGACTAGGATTAGGAACTACCTCGGCCTAGCGGGAAG GCGACCCGTATCCATTCAGATCATACCAGGCAAAGGAGTCATTGGGAAGTCACCGGCACCTGCTGTTGCCTACTTCTCTTGCAGGGGCCCAAGCTCCCTTTCTCCTGATATTCTGAAG CCTGATATAACTGCACCCGGAGTGAACATCTTAGCAGCGTGGCCTTCCAATTACTCATCAAAAATGTGGAATTTCCTCTCGGGAACATCCATGTCTTGCCCTCATGTGGCAGGAGTGGCTGCCCTAATCAAGTCGATCCACCCTGACTGGTCCCCTGCCGCCATCAGATCCGCTCTCATGACAACAG CATACATGGAGGACACTGCTTCTGAAGTCATACTAGCAGGAGGTTCGACAAAGGCCTCGGATCCATTCGATGTTGGTGCGGGCCATTTGAACCCGATCAAAGCAATGGATCCAGGCCTAGTCTATGACATGAAGACAAGGGACTACATCATCTTTCTTTGCAACATGGGCTACACCCAGAATCAGATAAGCCTAATGGTCCGGCCAGGGACCGACACCACCTGCCCACATTACTTCACCAGCACCTCCAACTTGAATTACCCGGCAATCACAGTATCCAATCTCCAGACCACAACCGCGGTCAAGAGAACTGTCCGCAACGTTGGTAGGAACCGGAACACTTTGTACTATCCCAAAATCATCAAACCCAATGGGGTAGACGTCTATATATGGCCAAAAGTTCTGGCATTCGAGTGGTTCAAGGACGAGATTACATATTACGTGACGCTCAAACCGAGGAAAATATCTCAGGGGAGGTATGATTTCGGAGAGATTGTATGGTCGGATAGGTACCACAACGTCAGGATTCCACTGGCCGTGTGCGTGAACATCACTGATGGTGTTATTACGGGCTCTACCGTATCTCACTCGGATGCCGGTCTGCAGTCTTGA
- the LOC116199593 gene encoding subtilisin-like protease SBT3.18 isoform X2: MVYMGQSQNLDTELTTKSHHRLLLKVFGSEEDAMQSVLYSYTYSFSGFAAKLNSTQATTLAKMQGVVSVFESRILELHTTRSWDFMGLTLDNGRATPMQLAFGADVIVGILDSGIWPESESFHEEHGMGPIPSSWKGECEEGEDFNPATACNRKLIGARYYLTGIEQQLGPLTADSEYRSPRDRVGHGTHTASTAVGSIVRNANFHGIGQGTARGGGPRARLAVYKVCWNQKGVGFCSEADIMAGFHDALKDGVHMISASIGRAPPLPPFFKSHADIGSFHAMQLGVTVVFSAGNENSAPHPSLVQNVSPWSISVAASSIDRTFPTKIVLDGNLTFMGESLITSQINGILADAGSFFRDRICSRDYYINVNVSASGKVVLCFSNVGLVSSDTAIDAVQNASGLALIFAEPLARQIPDVDAVPTVHVDLQQGTRIRNYLGLAGRRPVSIQIIPGKGVIGKSPAPAVAYFSCRGPSSLSPDILKPDITAPGVNILAAWPSNYSSKMWNFLSGTSMSCPHVAGVAALIKSIHPDWSPAAIRSALMTTAYMEDTASEVILAGGSTKASDPFDVGAGHLNPIKAMDPGLVYDMKTRDYIIFLCNMGYTQNQISLMVRPGTDTTCPHYFTSTSNLNYPAITVSNLQTTTAVKRTVRNVGRNRNTLYYPKIIKPNGVDVYIWPKVLAFEWFKDEITYYVTLKPRKISQGRYDFGEIVWSDRYHNVRIPLAVCVNITDGVITGSTVSHSDAGLQS; the protein is encoded by the exons ATGGTCTATATGGGACAGAGCCAAAACCTTGACACTGAACTGACCACAAAATCACACCACAGGCTTCTACTCAAAGTCTTTGGAAG CGAAGAAGATGCAATGCAGTCCGTGCTATACTCCTACACATACAGTTTCTCGGGTTTTGCCGCGAAGCTTAACTCCACACAAGCAACCACCTTAGCCA AGATGCAAGGAGTAGTGTCGGTGTTTGAAAGCAGGATATTGGAGTTGCACACCACCAGAAGTTGGGACTTCATGGGTCTTACATTGGACAATGGCAGAGCCACACCAATGCAGCTTGCTTTTGGTGCCGATGTTATTGTTGGAATACTCGACTCAG GTATATGGCCGGAATCTGAGAGTTTCCATGAGGAACACGGGATGGGCCCGATCCCATCATCTTGGAAGGGGGAATGcgaggaaggagaagattTCAACCCTGCAACTGCATGTAATCGCAAGCTAATCGGGGCCCGTTATTATTTGACGGGCATTGAACAGCAGCTGGGTCCTCTCACTGCCGACTCTGAGTATCGTTCCCCCCGAGACCGGGTTGGTCATGGAACTCACACTGCCTCGACAGCTGTTGGCTCAATTGTGCGGAACGCGAACTTTCATGGTATTGGGCAGGGGACTGCCCGGGGTGGGGGCCCCAGGGCGCGGCTTGCTGTGTACAAGGTGTGTTGGAACCAGAAGGGTGTTGGGTTTTGCAGTGAGGCCGATATAATGGCAGGTTTTCATGATGCTTTGAAGGATGGGGTCCACATGATTTCGGCGTCCATCGGGAGGGCTCCACCGTTGCCGCCCTTCTTCAAGTCACATGCCGATATTGGGTCGTTTCATGCAATGCAGCTTGGGGTCACAGTGGTTTTCTCAGCCGGGAACGAAAACTCTGCACCTCATCCATCTCTGGTGCAGAATGTCTCCCCTTGGTCCATCTCTGTGGCTGCTTCCTCCATTGATCGGACTTTTCCGACTAAGATTGTGTTGGACGGCAACCTCACTTTCATG GGGGAGAGTTTAATCACCTCCCAGATAAATGGCATATTGGCAGATGCGGGCAGTTTTTTCCGAGATAG GATATGCTCGCGTGATTATTATATCAATGTAAATGTATCAGCTTCTGGGAAGGTAGTCTTGTGCTTCTCGAATGTTGGATTGGTATCGAGCGATACAGCTATAGATGCTGTCCAGAACGCCAGTGGTTTGGCTCTGATTTTCGCTGAGCCGCTGGCCCGACAGATTCCTGATGTTGATGCTGTTCCCACAGTCCATGTTGATCTTCAGCAGGGGACTAGGATTAGGAACTACCTCGGCCTAGCGGGAAG GCGACCCGTATCCATTCAGATCATACCAGGCAAAGGAGTCATTGGGAAGTCACCGGCACCTGCTGTTGCCTACTTCTCTTGCAGGGGCCCAAGCTCCCTTTCTCCTGATATTCTGAAG CCTGATATAACTGCACCCGGAGTGAACATCTTAGCAGCGTGGCCTTCCAATTACTCATCAAAAATGTGGAATTTCCTCTCGGGAACATCCATGTCTTGCCCTCATGTGGCAGGAGTGGCTGCCCTAATCAAGTCGATCCACCCTGACTGGTCCCCTGCCGCCATCAGATCCGCTCTCATGACAACAG CATACATGGAGGACACTGCTTCTGAAGTCATACTAGCAGGAGGTTCGACAAAGGCCTCGGATCCATTCGATGTTGGTGCGGGCCATTTGAACCCGATCAAAGCAATGGATCCAGGCCTAGTCTATGACATGAAGACAAGGGACTACATCATCTTTCTTTGCAACATGGGCTACACCCAGAATCAGATAAGCCTAATGGTCCGGCCAGGGACCGACACCACCTGCCCACATTACTTCACCAGCACCTCCAACTTGAATTACCCGGCAATCACAGTATCCAATCTCCAGACCACAACCGCGGTCAAGAGAACTGTCCGCAACGTTGGTAGGAACCGGAACACTTTGTACTATCCCAAAATCATCAAACCCAATGGGGTAGACGTCTATATATGGCCAAAAGTTCTGGCATTCGAGTGGTTCAAGGACGAGATTACATATTACGTGACGCTCAAACCGAGGAAAATATCTCAGGGGAGGTATGATTTCGGAGAGATTGTATGGTCGGATAGGTACCACAACGTCAGGATTCCACTGGCCGTGTGCGTGAACATCACTGATGGTGTTATTACGGGCTCTACCGTATCTCACTCGGATGCCGGTCTGCAGTCTTGA